A window of the Zeugodacus cucurbitae isolate PBARC_wt_2022May chromosome 4, idZeuCucr1.2, whole genome shotgun sequence genome harbors these coding sequences:
- the LOC105220800 gene encoding UDP-glucuronic acid decarboxylase 1, producing MPIVPIVKKRIKVIVISSIFLILLIILYRSLLKHRTNGGGESIQNFDKYDWTLSNSHIGENAEKDLTNVPQHTQQQLLNQLEHAKVQIAILEDRVRALETSTPRKYPQVKYLNYKNRKRILITGGAGFVGSHLVDTLMVQGHEVIVADNFFTGRKRNVEHWLGHENFELIHHDIVNPLFIEVDEIYHLASPASPPHYMYNPVKTIKTNTMGTINMLGLAKRVMAKVLIASTSEVYGDPTVHPQPETYWGHVNPIGPRACYDEGKRVSETLSYAYAKQENVKVRVARIFNTYGPRMHMNDGRVVSNFILQALRNETITVYGNGKQTRSFQYVSDLVDGLISLMASNYTQPVNLGNPVEHTIEEFAWIIKKLVGGKSEVKQTDAVEDDPQRRKPDITRAKTILNWEPKVPLQTGLYRTISYFRHELERSDRFQKDSKKYFDSPDLERSQHDRQKFVPDKT from the exons ATGCCTATCGTGCCTATTGTAAAGAAGAGAATTAAAGTCATCGTTATTTCCTCGATCTTTCTGATATTACTGATTATACTGTATCGTTCACTTTTAAAACATCGTACTAATGGTGGTGGCGAGTCAATTCAAAACTTTGATAAATATGATTGGACACTATCCAACTCGCACATTGGTGAAAATGCCGAAAAAGATCTTACCAATGTTCCTCAACATACACAGCAACAGCTTCTGAATCAATTAGAACACGCAAAGGTCCAAATTGCAATATTAGAAGATCGTGTTCGTGCCTTAGAGACAAGCACTCCAAGGAAATATCCACAGgttaaatacttaaattataaaaatcgaaaaCGAATTCTAATTACCGGTGGAGCCGGTTTTGTCGGTTCACATCTAGTGGACACACTCATGGTTCAAGGTCACGAAGTCATCGTTGCGGATAATTTTTTCACTGGTCGTAAACGGAATGTGGAACACTGGCTTGGACATGAGAATTTCGAACTAATTCATCATGACATTGTTAATCCACTGTTCATTGAGGTAGATGAAATTTATCACCTTGCATCACCAGCTTCACCTCCACATTATATGTATAATCCAGTGAagacaattaaaacaaataccATGGGTACGATCAATATGTTGGGATTAGCTAAACGTGTAATGGCCAAAGTACTTATAGCTAGTACATCGGAAGTATACG GTGATCCAACTGTACACCCACAACCTGAAACATATTGGGGTCATGTAAATCCCATTGGACCGCGAGCCTGTTATGATGAAGGCAAACGAGTTTCAGAAACACTCAGCTACGCTTATGCAAAACAGGAGAATGTGAAAGTTCGCGTAGCACGAATATTTAATACCTACGGACCGCGAATGCATATGAATGATGGGCGTGTTGTGTCCAATTTCATACTACAAGCACTGCGTAATGAAACTATAACCGTCTATGGTAATGGCAAGCAAACTCGTTCTTTTCAATATGTCTCTGATCTCGTTGACGGGCTAATTTCCTTAATGGCTTCTAATTACACACAGCCAGTTAATTTGGGCAATCCTGTAGAGCATACAATCGAAGAGTTTGCATGGATCATAAAAAAATTGGTGGGCGGTAAAAGTGAAGTAAAACAAACGGATGCCGTTGAAGATGATCCGCAGAGGCGTAAGCCTGACATAACACGAGCAAAAACCATTCTCAATTGGGAACCAAAAGTTCCACTACAAACGGGTTTATATCGCACGATCAGCTATTTCCGACATGAACTAGAAAGATCTGATCGCTTTCAAAAAgactctaaaaaatattttgattctcCTGATTTAGAACGGAGTCAACATGATAGGCAGAAATTTGTACCAGACAAAACCTAG
- the Nmt_1 gene encoding glycylpeptide N-tetradecanoyltransferase — MPNNDKEPQNIQNNNERNTLESTQAVAAATEALIAAAVAGSKSAPTANNKESGTNDVEKQRADVKSTSAGLLRNQGLLQVLSEVAAAGRQSKQFAFWSTQPVPKLNEDITTNECIEPDKDISEIRPDPYTLPEGFKWDTLDLNSTTDLTELYTLLNENYVEDDDAMFRFDYQPEFLKWSLQPPGWRRDWHVGVRVVKSGRLVGFISAIPSKLRCYEKVLKTVEINFLCVHKKLRSKRVAPVLIREITRRVNLTGIFQAAYTAGVVLPKPVSTCRYWHRSLNPKKLVEVKFSHLARNMTMQRTIKLYKLPDQPKTKGYRRIQPKDMDKTQKLLEEYLKKFYLSPVFSKEEFRHWFTPKDGIVDCFVVEDEQGNITDMTSYYCLPSSVMHHPVHKTVRAAYSFYNVSTKTPWLDLMNDALISAKNVNLDVFNALDLMENKNFLFPLKFGTGDGNLQYYLYNWRCPAMKPEDVALILM; from the exons atgCCGAATAACGACAAAGAACCACAAAATATACAGAATAATAATGAGCGTAATACTTTAGAAAGCACGCAGGCCGTAGCCGCTGCCACTGAAGCATTGATTGCGGCCGCTGTAGCCGGCAGTAAATCTGCCCCCACTGCCAATAATAAGGAATCTGGAACTAATGATGTGGAAAAACAACGCGCTGATGTGAAATCCACTTCAGCAg GTTTACTCAGAAATCAAGGTTTGTTGCAGGTACTTTCCGAAGTTGCAGCTGCTGGCCGACAATCCAAACAATTTGCCTTTTGGTCTACACAGCCAGTACCAAAACTAAATGAAGATATTACCACAAATGAATGTATTGAACCGGATAAAGATATCTCGGAAATTCGCCCCGATCCATATACCTTGCCAGAAGGATTTAAATGGGATACTCTTGATTTGAACAGTACCACCGATTTAACAGAATTATATACGCTGTTGAATGAAAATTATGTGGAGGATGATGATGCTATGTTTCGGTTTGATTATCAACCCGAATTTCTTAAGTGGTCATTGCAACCTCCCGGCTGGAGACGAGACTGGCATGTTGGTGTACGTGTGGTGAAATCGGGGCGCTTGGTTGGTTTCATATCTGCTATTCCAAGCAAGCTGCGCTGTTATGAAAAAGTGCTTAAAACTGTTGAGATCAATTTTCTATGCGTTCATAAAAAATTGCGTAGTAAACGTGTTGCACCAGTGCTAATACGTGAGATTACTCGCCGTGTAAACTTGACAGGGATTTTCCAAGCTGCGTACACCGCGGGCGTTGTACTGCCTAAACCAGTCTCCACATGCCGGTATTGGCATCGTTCACTGAATCCCAAAAAACTTGTTGAG gTCAAATTTTCACATTTAGCACGTAACATGACTATGCAACGAACGATAAAATTGTACAAACTACCAGATCAGCCGAAAACCAAAGGTTACCGTCGTATTCAACCCAAGGATATGGACAAAACACAGAAGCTACTTGAAGAGTACCTCAAAAAATTCTATTTGAGTCCAGTTTTTTCAAAAGAAGAATTTCGCCATTGGTTCACTCCGAAAGATGGTATTGTTGATTGTTTCGTGGTGGAAGATGAGCAGGGAAATATAACCGATATGACAAGTTATTACTGTTTGCCGTCATCGGTGATGCATCATCCAGTACATAAGACTGTACGTGCTGCTTATTCGTTTTATAATGTGTCTACAAAGACACCGTGGTTGGATTTAATGAATGACGCATTGATCTCAGCAAAGAATGTAAATTTAGACGTCTTCAATGCACTTGATTTGATGGAGAATAAAAATTTCCTGTTTCCTTTGAAGTTTGGTACTGGCGATGGCAATCTGCAATATTATCTCTACAATTGGCGTTGTCCAGCTATGAAGCCAGAAGATGTGGCGCTCATTTTAATGTAG
- the LOC105220798 gene encoding ATP-dependent DNA helicase Q4 — MSDSTYKLKYQKYKIRVKTWERDFKRKFSRVPSKYDIREAPQEIRDSYKMYYKLKTSLLEDTLNDVLDDDGFSVLEISQSQNELETNGESSKMSSSIAALVGDASSSNLLDDLQTPTETKTLHKGVTYADFADKVVKEFDAVEFCELNEKAWGPDQNIQASKAEESVDKSPKEQGALKKPFTSSLCAKLLKGSSFSKRNPRKSLSRANSDVTQLSRQDSLCNTSLQAEVLPDLETILIQKAKEQQSLAAVAVNPLLTGKDSTTQINIDAGWLNRNTIDEGLKGGVEIKTQTVKPLSQTPTVEKRFGLSNINVKTVVPLNITNNIKHEETLKTNVVETKSASANNINLETSAIVNDAVNGDSDSVVSDSGGEEAEQAYVHVAKRRRVLRTIEKNQTNEHSDMSAKNTNTNELKPIAMQEDSNAQEPHQEEVKDFSADEIDDADYSPPKPKKGARKTVKAVKKTATAKEAKQKTKQNNKETSSSQRTARTRATNSKKVNPKAKLEVTATNMEETSEEPDEKPPEAAMLRYTMLLESGDLTSTPRVPSSELEKADDVAQQYINSTHAVVTKPETAVPNRKHTLLPIIDEKRATARKKLEEKIAAGKLNENYVSINLQKKIYARGKRHVNYSKYKKKQWRHKKKIAALAGPDMDMGGCDGGVLTCFTCGQVGHFAAQCKIKGDSLLPLTAQLEEDPSPFPTLEEAERMAAQSAVVAHSRNISKLPAAPNTAIYQNNAEVAENGLEPHINSDDQMSIASKDSNDENSEGDVDVSEGEDDDNVYFESDEEFENINIDEVTTTATQESPIKKYVGHKIPEDFLKKVGLNTNSENGKISDTQFGGITPIYELAADGNVREDIPAEVTDALRMFGHTQFRKGQERAIMRILSGISTLVTLSTGSGKSLCYQLPAYLYSHLRRAITLVISPLVSLMEDQVTGVPHFLRAHCLHTNQTPQQRIKVMEMISAGEVDILLVSPEAVVAGERSTGFGAILRQLPPIAFACIDEAHCVSQWSHNFRPSYLMICKVLKKNLGIQTVLGLTATATLPTRLSIINHLGIPDGERGVISDIPLPDNLLLSVSKDENKDAALLELLLSDRFSDCQSIIVYCTRRDECERIASYLRTCMQDQCNDKNAMEGGKRKRKRTNWAAEPYHAGMPASRRRTIQNAFMRNELRIVVATIAFGMGINKPDLRAVIHYNMPRNYESYVQEIGRAGRDGRPAQCHLFLDARGGDKCELRRHIYSNSIDRHVIRKLLQHVFVPCACAKKESSEAQYQRTQMARENMSKPNACENQRICPGHEIGFSVQRTVETLDIPEENISTLLCYLELDSRWNISVLSNAYTMAKIISYGGAKYLKHAAKECPPLAMAIALEIKQETFKDDANIIEFSVVDVAAAIGWNSGVVKYQLKNLEWNEVDGYPRRSPINVNFHDIGFRLKAPGDFIPEEIDDALDTLYNRTVEQERTQLIQLQYVFQGLSLVAYNNYVPCMSANYAPDRSNQLKGIIRDYFQNDYPKELKLDPDNSNVSDGDIEHDVLSLISMYPDNNFSGRNIARIFHGITSPNFPAVIWGRCKYWRAHSNVDFNRILKLANALIVRRRM; from the exons ATGAGTGATTCCACGTATAAACTTAAGTATCAAAAATATAAGATACGAGTAAAAACATGGGAGCGCGATTTTAAACGTAAATTTTCACGAGTTCCGTCCAAG tatgaTATTCGTGAGGCACCACAAGAAATACGAGACTCTTATAAAATGTACTACAAATTGAAAACATCACTACTGGAGGACACTTTGAATGATGTTTTGGATGACGACGGATTTAGTGTACTTGAAATTTCCCAGAGTCAAAACGAATTAGAAACGAATGGGGAGAGTTCAAAAATGTCCAGTAGCATTGCCGCTTTAGTTGGTGATGCTTCATCTTCAAATTTGCTAGATGATTTACAAACACCCACGGAAacgaaaactttacacaaaggCGTAACTTATGCAGACTTCGCAGATAAAGTAGTCAAAGAATTTGATGCCGTTGAATTTtgtgaattaaatgaaaaagcaTGGGGACCCGATCAAAATATACAAGCCTCAAAGGCCGAGGAATCAGTTGATAAAAGTCCAAAAGAACAAGGCGCTTTGAAGAAGCCTTTCACCTCCAGCTTATGTGCAAAACTTTTGAAAGGCTCATCATTCAGTAAACGCAATCCAAGGAAGTCACTTTCTCGTGCTAATTCGGATGTGACACAATTATCGCGTCAAGACTCTCTGTGTAATACATCGTTGCAAGCGGAAGTTTTACCCGATTTAGAGacaatattaatacaaaaagcTAAGGAACAACAATCGTTAGCAGCTGTTGCCGTCAATCCATTATTAACAG GCAAGGACTCTactacacaaataaatatagatgCCGGCTGGCTCAACCGTAACACCATCGATGAAGGCCTAAAAGGAGGTGTAGAAATTAAAACACAAACAGTTAAACCACTATCGCAAACTCCAACAGTGGAAAAGCGTTTTGGACTGAGCAATATCAATGTAAAAACTGTGGTGCCCTTGAACATTACTAACAATATAAAACATGAAGAAACGCTGAAAACAAATGTGGTGGAAACCAAATCTGCTAGTGCAAACAACATAAATTTGGAGACAAGTGCGATTGTAAATGACGCTGTTAATGGTGACTCTGATTCAGTTGTTTCGGATAGCGGTGGTGAGGAAGCAGAACAAGCTTATGTACACGTCGCCAAAAGGCGTCGAGTGCTGAgaacaattgaaaaaaatcaaaccaACGAGCACAGCGATATGTCAGCCAAAAATACCAACACAAACGAGTTGAAACCAATAGCAATGCAAGAAGATTCAAATGCGCAAGAACCTCATCAAGAGGAAGTTAAAGATTTCTCAGCAGATGAAATTGATGATGCAGATTATTCACCTCCGAAACCTAAGAAGGGAGCCCGCAAAACTGTTAAGGCTGTTAAGAAGACCGCAACAGCTAAGgaggcaaaacaaaaaactaaacaaaataacaaagaaaCAAGTAGTTCTCAAAGAACAGCTAGGACTAGAGCAACTAACAGTAAAAAAGTTAATCCCAAAGCTAAGTTAGAGGTTACTGCTACAAACATGGAGGAAACAAGCGAAGAACCTGATGAAAAGCCACCAGAAGCAGCTATGTTGCGTTATACAATGCTACTCGAGAGTGGCGACCTTACAAGTACTCCCCGTGTACCAAGTAGTGAGCTGGAGAAAGCCGATGATGTAGCACAGCAATATATAAATAGCACACATGCGGTAGTCACCAAGCCGGAAACAGCAGTTCCTAATCGTAAGCATACACTTTTGCCTATCATTGATGAGAAACGTGCGACAGCACGAAAGAAGCTTGAAGAAAAAATTGCCGCCGGTAAACTGAATGAGAATTATGTATCGATTAATTTGCAAAAGAAGATATATGCACGTGGTAAACGTCACGTTAATTATtctaaatataagaaaaaacagTGGCGCCACAAAAAGAAAATTGCTGCACTCGCCGGTCCAGATATGGATATGGGCGGTTGTGATGGCGGTGTGCTAACGTGCTTCACTTGCGGGCAAGTGGGACATTTCGCTGCACAATGTAAGATAAAAGGCGACTCTTTATTGCCGCTAACAGCACAACTTGAGGAGGATCCCTCACCATTTCCAACTCTCGAAGAAGCCGAACGTATGGCTGCTCAGAGTGCGGTGGTGGCACACAGTCGAAATATATCGAAATTGCCAGCTGCACCGAATACAGCTATTTATCAGAACAATGCGGAAGTTGCTGAGAATGGTCTGGAACCGCATATAAATTCTGATGATCAAATGTCAATTGCTAGTAAAGACAGTAATGATGAGAACTCTGAAGGCGATGTTGATGTCTCTGAAGGTGAAGATGACGACAATGTATACTTTGAGAGTGAtgaagaatttgaaaatattaatattgatgAGGTAACCACAACTGCTACACAAGAGTCCCCTATTAAAAAGTATGTGGGTCACAAAATACCGGAAGATTTTCTGAAGAAAGTTGGCTTAAATACAAATTCTGAAAATGGCAAAATATCCGATACACAATTTGGTGGTATTACACCCATCTATGAACTCGCTGCTGATGGTAATGTACGTGAAGATATTCCTGCCGAAGTCACAGACGCACTGCGCATGTTCGGGCATACACAGTTTCGAAAAGGTCAAGAGCGTGCAATCATGCGTATATTATCTGGCATTTCAACATTAGTTACGCTGAGTACTGGTAGCGGTAAGTCATTGTGTTACCAATTACCCGCCTACCTGTACAGTCATCTTAGGCGCGCTATAACATTAGTTATATCACCATTGGTATCGCTTATGGAGGATCAGGTTACAGGTGTGCCACATTTTTTGCGTGCCCACTGTTTGCACACCAATCAAACGCCACAACAGCGAATCAAAGTAATGGAAATGATATCGGCGGGTGAGGTGGATATTCTATTGGTGTCGCCGGAAGCTGTGGTGGCTGGTGAGCGTTCTACTGGTTTTGGTGCCATACTGCGGCAACTGCCACCAATCGCTTTCGCTTGTATTGACGAAGCACATTGTGTTTCGCAGTGGAGTCATAATTTCCGTCCCAGTTATCTGATGATTTGTAAAGTGCTTAAAAAGAATTTGGGTATCCAAACGGTTTTGGGTTTGACCGCTACAGCTACTTTGCCAACGCGTCTGAGTATTATCAACCATTTGGGGATACCAGATGGCGAACGTGGTGTTATCAGTGATATTCCATTGCCAGATAATCTTCTATTGTCTGTGTCAAAAGACGAGAATAAGGACGCTGCTCTATTAGAATTACTGCTAAGTGATCG TTTTAGCGATTGCCAATCCATAATTGTTTACTGCACACGTCGCGATGAATGCGAACGTATCGCATCGTATCTGCGCACCTGTATGCAGGATCAATGTAACGATAAAAACGCTATGGAAGGCGGTAAACGCAAACGAAAGCGTACCAATTGGGCGGCCGAACCGTATCATGCTGGCATGCCGGCATCACGTCGTCGCACAATACAAAACGCTTTCATGCGCAATGAGCTGCGCATAGTTGTGGCCACCATTGCTTTCGGCATGGGTATCAATAAACCCGATTTACGTGCTGTCATACATTACAATATGCCACGCAACTACGAGAGTTACGTACAAGAAATCGGACGTGCCGGACGTGATGGCAGACCGGCGCAATGCCATCTCTTTTTGGATGCACGCGGTGGTGATAAATGTGAGCTACGTCGACATATCTACTCCAATTCAATTGATAGACATGTGATAAGAAAATTGTTGCAACATGTGTTTGTGCCGTGCGCCTGCGCCAAGAAGGAATCATCAGAGGCGCAATATCAAAGAACTCAAATGGCGCGAGAGAATATGTCGAAACCGAATGCGTGTGAAAACCAGCGTATATGTCCCGGCCATGAAATCGGTTTCTCTGTACAACGTACAGTTGAGACGCTGGATATACCAGAAGAAAATATATCTACATTGTTATGCTATTTGGAATTGGACTCTCGTTGGAATATAAGTGTGCTCAGCAATGCGTATACCATGGCCAAGATCATTTCGTACGGTGGCGCTAAGTACTTGAA gCATGCGGCCAAGGAATGTCCACCTTTGGCTATGGCAATCGCCTtggaaataaaacaagaaacatTCAAGGATGATGCAAATATAATTGAGTTTTCGGTGGTCGATGTAGCCGCGGCGATCGGTTGGAATAGTGGTGTTGTAAAATATCAATTGAAAAATTTGGAGTGGAACGAAG TCGATGGCTATCCGCGACGTTCGCCGATTAATGTAAATTTCCACGACATCGGTTTTCGTTTGAAGGCGCCGGGAGATTTTATACCCGAAGAAATAGATGATGCACTGGATACACTCTATAATCGCACAGTCGAACAGGAGAGAACACAATTGATACAACTACAGTATGTCTTTCAAGGTCTCTCATTGGTCGCCTACAACAATTATGTGCCGTGCATGAGCGCTAACTACGCGCCAGATCGTTCGAATCAGCTGAAAGGCATTATACGCGATTACTTCCAAAATGATTATCCAAAAGAACTGAAACTAGATCCGGAT AATTCCAATGTATCCGATGGTGACATTGAACACGATGTACTCTCACTCATCAGCATGTATCCCGATAATAATTTCAGCGGTCGCAATATTGCGCGTATTTTCCACGGCATAACAAGTCCCAATTTTCCAGCTGTTATATGGGGCCGTTGTAAATATTGGCGAGCACACTCAAATGTTGATTTTAATAGAATTCTGAAATTGGCGAACGCGCTTATTGTGCGACGACGCATGTAA